From the Flavobacterium gyeonganense genome, the window GATGAAGGCTGTCAGTTGTTTTTTCGGCCAATAATAAGGCTTTCGGAATCTGGTTCACAAAAAGGGTATCGGTAACAAAATCCTGAGGCGTAACGCCCATTAAATCGACCAGTTTATTGTTTTGTTCTTTAACGAAATTTTTAGCCAGATTCAGTGCCATTTTAGCTTTCGAAACTTCGGCTGTAGCCAATGTCGAATCCACTCCGGCCAGTAATCCGTTTTTGACTCTGGCTGCGGCGGTTCTTTTGAAAACTTCAGCTCGGTTCAGGTTTTTTTGCTGTGAAATCAATAATCTTTGGCTTGCCAGTAAATTCAAATAAGCTGCTGAAATTTTGATTTCCAGCTGGAATTTCTCCTGATTCAGATCCTGTTCTTTGGCCTGAACATCAATTTTAGAGAGGTTGATTTTTTCCTTAGCTTTTCCGAAAGTGAAAAAATCCCAGTTCATGTTGACCAGATAAAGTGCTCCAAAAGCTGAATTCCAGTTTTGTTCAGGAAGCGGAAGCCCTGATGAAGCCACTCCCAATCCTCCAAAACCATAAAGTGGACCGTTTTGCCCGTTTACAGTTCCATAATCTTGCTGAGCCGACAAGTTCAGATTAGGCAAGTAATCGCGTTTGGACTGTTTTAGTGTTTCCCGTGAAGCATTCGTATAATTGGTTTTTGCTCTGATTGATCCGTAGTTTTCAAGGCCTGTTTTAATAGCGTCCTTTAAAGACAACGTTTGTGAATAACCGATTGAGGCAAAAATCAAGAAAAATAATAAAGTAATTTTTTTGAAATACATAAACTCAAAGTGTGAAATTATAGTCCAAAATTATTTCACTTGTATCGATATATGCCTTCTTAAATGATGTACTGCAATAATAAATGACCAATTGAATTTGTCATTTTTTGGAAAAAGAAATTAAATATTTGTCCGTACTTTGTAAACTATTTAATTTTAAAAATGAATAAAAAATTTGATAACATACTGGACAACAAATGGTGGCAGGAAATTGCCGTTGTCCTCTTCTCATTTACAATTTATACTTTGAAGAATGACTGGATGTTATTTAGTTCTTTTACTTCTATTTTAATGGGTGTTTTTTTCTACTTCGTTTTATACATGCACGCCCAGTTCAACCGCTTTTTTCTTCTTCCTATATTATTCAAAACACAACGTCCTTTAACATATGTGTTTCTAACCCTTTTTGGTGTATTTGTCTTTTCGGTTTTACTGTACGAGATTACCATGCTGAAGATGTTTAGCAATTGTCATCTCTACCAAAATTCGCATCAAAGAAGTTATGTCTATCAATTGGCAAGTGTTTTGGGGACTCTGGTTTGTATTTTGAGTCCGATAATTGTGTTTAAATTCTACAGAATCCACAGAAA encodes:
- a CDS encoding TolC family protein: MYFKKITLLFFLIFASIGYSQTLSLKDAIKTGLENYGSIRAKTNYTNASRETLKQSKRDYLPNLNLSAQQDYGTVNGQNGPLYGFGGLGVASSGLPLPEQNWNSAFGALYLVNMNWDFFTFGKAKEKINLSKIDVQAKEQDLNQEKFQLEIKISAAYLNLLASQRLLISQQKNLNRAEVFKRTAAARVKNGLLAGVDSTLATAEVSKAKMALNLAKNFVKEQNNKLVDLMGVTPQDFVTDTLFVNQIPKALLLAEKTTDSLHPLLQLYKTRIDYSNQQTKLYKRFYYPTMSAFGILQTRASGFDSAYATDQTAFNRNYWDGVNPDRTNYLIGVGITWNLTTPFRMSKQVSAQKFVSQGLQEEYDQADRELKSQLNFAEDKIKITLENYAEAPIQVNAAQRAYLQKSTLYKNGLTDLTDITQTLFTLNRAEIDRDIVNNNVWQSYLLKVAATGNFDLFINEF